The Spirosoma radiotolerans genome has a window encoding:
- a CDS encoding DUF1800 domain-containing protein, producing METTETALQLVPFRGKWDDEDVKHLLKRTTFGARPQDVAHLRTLSIRKALNELLTDEPAPPPPVNNYNDEKYTDDEIQPGETWTTSINYDGMNNGRRRNSFKAWWLGLMLNQNRSLREKMVVFWHNHFVTETNMVDNALMCYRHNALLRQHALGNFKELVKAVTKDPAMLKYLNGTASNKKAPDENYGRELQELFTVGKGPGSHYTEVDVKEAAKVLTGFRNDTITYVSLFDPGRHDSSDKTFSDFYGNTIIKGRRGPEGEQELDDLLTMIFAQDEVARFICRKLYRFFVYHQIDADTEVSVITPLAAVFRANKYEIKPVLRELFGSRHFFEANNRGAIIKSPLDYTVGLCREFGIAFPDATNYADQYGLWLAVQNQASAMQQNIGDPPNVAGWPAYYQEPMFDKIWVNSDTLPKRNVFSDGMTTGSIGRNGKKLLIDVIAFTQTLPNPADPVALIDDAVRRLYMLELPDKDKEYIKTSILLSGLQDMKSDHYWTQSWQNITAKPDDTVNKTNVTRKLKSLYKYLMNLPQYQLT from the coding sequence ATGGAAACGACCGAGACCGCCCTTCAGCTAGTGCCATTTCGTGGCAAATGGGACGACGAAGACGTAAAGCATTTGCTGAAGCGTACAACGTTTGGGGCCAGGCCCCAGGATGTTGCTCATCTGCGTACGCTCTCCATCCGCAAAGCCCTCAACGAACTGCTGACGGACGAACCGGCTCCTCCCCCACCCGTCAACAACTACAACGACGAGAAATATACCGACGACGAGATTCAGCCCGGCGAAACCTGGACAACATCCATCAATTACGACGGCATGAACAACGGTCGGCGCCGAAACTCGTTCAAAGCCTGGTGGCTGGGCTTAATGCTGAACCAGAATCGGAGCCTGCGCGAGAAAATGGTGGTTTTCTGGCATAACCATTTCGTTACCGAGACCAACATGGTTGACAATGCGCTGATGTGTTACCGCCATAATGCGCTGCTGCGGCAACATGCGCTGGGAAATTTTAAGGAACTGGTGAAAGCCGTTACCAAAGACCCGGCCATGCTCAAATACCTGAACGGTACGGCCAGCAACAAAAAAGCCCCCGACGAAAACTACGGCCGCGAATTGCAGGAATTATTTACCGTAGGCAAAGGCCCCGGCTCGCACTACACCGAAGTCGATGTAAAAGAAGCGGCCAAAGTGCTGACGGGCTTCCGGAATGATACCATCACGTATGTGAGCCTCTTCGATCCGGGTCGGCATGACAGCAGCGACAAAACCTTTTCAGACTTCTACGGGAATACCATCATAAAAGGACGGCGCGGACCAGAAGGCGAACAGGAATTAGATGATCTGCTCACGATGATTTTTGCCCAGGACGAGGTGGCGCGGTTCATCTGCCGAAAACTCTACCGTTTTTTTGTCTACCACCAGATCGACGCCGACACCGAAGTTAGCGTCATTACGCCCTTGGCGGCTGTTTTCCGGGCCAATAAATACGAGATCAAACCGGTGTTGCGCGAGCTATTCGGAAGCCGCCATTTTTTTGAAGCCAATAATCGCGGGGCAATCATCAAAAGTCCGCTGGATTATACCGTAGGCCTTTGTCGGGAGTTTGGCATCGCGTTTCCCGATGCCACAAACTACGCGGATCAATATGGGCTTTGGCTGGCGGTTCAAAATCAAGCCTCGGCCATGCAGCAAAACATCGGTGATCCGCCAAACGTGGCCGGTTGGCCAGCTTATTATCAGGAACCCATGTTCGACAAGATCTGGGTCAACTCTGATACGTTACCCAAGCGCAACGTGTTTTCGGATGGCATGACAACCGGCAGCATTGGCCGTAATGGCAAAAAGCTACTCATTGATGTTATTGCCTTCACCCAAACGCTGCCCAATCCCGCCGACCCGGTCGCCCTGATCGATGATGCCGTTCGGCGATTGTATATGCTGGAACTGCCGGATAAAGACAAAGAGTACATTAAAACCAGCATTTTGCTCTCGGGTCTACAGGATATGAAGTCGGACCATTACTGGACGCAGTCCTGGCAAAACATAACCGCCAAGCCCGACGACACGGTCAACAAAACCAACGTGACCCGAAAACTGAAGAGTTTGTATAAGTACCTCATGAACTTACCTCAGTATCAACTCACTTAA
- a CDS encoding DUF1501 domain-containing protein, protein MQRRDFLKNTAIAGVVLPQFLSGFSVKAMAQTSLIPASGHDLTNDRVLVLIQLNGGNDGLNTVIPIDQYGAYQAARSNIALPQNKILKLTGADATGLHPALAGIQQLINEGKAGIVQAVSYPKPNFSHFRATDIWMTGSDADKILPTGWAGRYLNDIFPGFPDKYPNETMPDPLAIQVGSVVASAFQGPSFTMGLAISNPGNFYNLIEDKTDTTSNTRWGEQLAYLEKVSRKTDQYAGVIRKAALSVTKQSDKYPAAGKNALADQLKIVARLVAGGLRTKVYLVSTGSFDTHARQAEPDDTTTGVHAQLLGRVAEAVSAFMDDLKGLNVADRVMGMTFSEFGRRIKSNASGGTDHGAAAPVFYFGNAVKAGIIGTNPQLPANATVNDNIAMQHDFRSVYATVLQQWLNLPPDDVQKVLMGQFPLLPMV, encoded by the coding sequence ATGCAACGTCGAGACTTCCTGAAAAATACGGCTATTGCCGGGGTTGTGCTACCCCAATTTTTAAGCGGATTTTCCGTAAAAGCCATGGCGCAAACGTCGTTGATACCAGCCAGCGGCCATGATCTGACAAATGACCGGGTGCTGGTTCTGATCCAGTTGAACGGCGGGAACGACGGCCTGAATACCGTTATTCCAATCGATCAATACGGTGCCTATCAGGCCGCGCGATCCAACATTGCGCTACCGCAGAACAAAATCCTGAAACTAACCGGTGCCGACGCAACGGGGCTGCACCCGGCTTTGGCGGGCATTCAGCAGTTGATCAATGAGGGCAAGGCAGGCATTGTGCAGGCGGTAAGTTACCCGAAGCCAAATTTCTCGCATTTCCGGGCCACCGACATCTGGATGACGGGTTCTGACGCCGATAAGATACTGCCGACGGGCTGGGCAGGGCGTTACCTGAACGACATATTTCCAGGATTTCCCGATAAATACCCTAATGAAACCATGCCTGATCCGCTGGCCATTCAGGTCGGGTCGGTGGTGGCGTCGGCTTTTCAGGGACCGTCGTTTACCATGGGGCTGGCGATTAGTAACCCAGGCAATTTTTACAACCTGATCGAAGATAAGACCGATACTACCAGCAACACGCGCTGGGGCGAACAGCTGGCTTACCTCGAAAAAGTATCCCGGAAAACCGACCAGTATGCGGGCGTCATCAGGAAAGCTGCCCTGAGCGTTACGAAGCAATCCGACAAGTATCCGGCAGCGGGCAAAAACGCTCTGGCCGATCAGCTAAAAATTGTTGCCCGGCTCGTGGCGGGTGGCCTTCGGACAAAAGTATACCTGGTGAGTACCGGCAGTTTCGACACGCACGCCAGGCAGGCCGAACCCGACGACACCACAACGGGCGTCCATGCTCAATTGCTGGGTCGGGTGGCAGAGGCCGTTAGCGCGTTTATGGACGATCTGAAGGGGCTTAATGTAGCCGATCGGGTGATGGGCATGACTTTCTCCGAGTTTGGTCGACGGATAAAATCCAACGCCAGCGGTGGTACAGATCATGGCGCAGCCGCCCCGGTTTTCTACTTTGGAAATGCCGTTAAAGCGGGCATTATCGGCACCAATCCGCAGCTACCCGCCAATGCTACCGTAAACGACAACATTGCCATGCAGCACGACTTCCGGTCGGTCTACGCTACCGTTCTACAGCAGTGGCTCAATTTGCCGCCCGACGATGTGCAGAAGGTATTAATGGGACAGTTTCCGTTATTGCCGATGGTATAG
- a CDS encoding mycofactocin-coupled SDR family oxidoreductase encodes MAELQGEVAFITGAAHGQGRAVALALAREGAHIVAFDLAKPLAYPGYALGSESELDSLIREVEALGVSCVAAQGDVRRDADIKQAVDAAMTRFGRIDILFNNAGICAYGLVHELPEDEWDAMIDINLKGAWLVARRIIPVMMEQKSGVIINNSSIAGLRGMNRLSHYAASKWGLVGLTKSWAIELAPHNIRVNSIHPTGVNTPMNDGLAELEGTTTQEIAERSAGNLLPVPWVEPEDVSAMVLFLVSDKSRYVTGSQFVLDAGLLTR; translated from the coding sequence ATGGCCGAATTACAAGGTGAAGTCGCGTTTATTACCGGAGCTGCTCATGGGCAGGGGCGGGCGGTGGCTCTGGCGTTAGCCCGGGAAGGTGCTCACATCGTAGCCTTCGATCTGGCCAAACCGCTGGCCTATCCCGGTTATGCGCTCGGCTCCGAAAGTGAGCTCGACTCGTTGATCCGTGAGGTGGAAGCCCTTGGAGTGTCCTGTGTGGCAGCCCAGGGCGATGTCCGGCGCGATGCCGATATCAAACAGGCCGTCGATGCGGCTATGACGCGTTTTGGCCGTATCGATATACTGTTCAATAATGCCGGTATCTGTGCCTATGGACTCGTTCATGAATTGCCCGAAGACGAGTGGGATGCCATGATCGACATTAATTTGAAGGGTGCTTGGCTGGTAGCCCGGCGCATAATTCCAGTCATGATGGAGCAGAAATCGGGCGTGATCATCAACAATTCATCCATTGCCGGGCTTCGCGGCATGAACCGACTGAGCCATTATGCCGCGTCGAAGTGGGGGCTGGTCGGCCTGACGAAGTCATGGGCCATTGAACTGGCTCCGCATAATATCCGGGTCAACTCGATTCACCCGACGGGCGTTAATACGCCGATGAACGATGGACTGGCTGAACTGGAAGGCACTACCACGCAGGAAATCGCCGAACGCTCGGCGGGAAACTTGCTGCCTGTACCCTGGGTAGAACCGGAAGACGTTTCGGCGATGGTGCTGTTTCTGGTGTCGGATAAGTCCCGGTATGTGACCGGTTCGCAGTTTGTACTGGATGCTGGCCTGCTGACGCGCTGA
- a CDS encoding carboxymuconolactone decarboxylase family protein, with protein MPRITPLSATEVTPAIDAAFEAHVTDYPGSRITNMKATLGRSLLAFQVYMQWYPLYEEVKKIVGNRQAYLFAHAISEGSNCPLCTTFFRRIIIDNGERPEDLHLTDSEQALIDFGSAIAQHKGEVSDELYAPIAERYTDQQIVVLVAFAGQMIATNVFNNVLDVNIDEYLYPYLPLTNKTQP; from the coding sequence ATGCCTCGTATTACGCCCCTGTCAGCTACCGAAGTGACCCCTGCTATTGACGCGGCTTTTGAGGCCCACGTGACGGATTATCCGGGTAGCCGGATCACCAATATGAAAGCCACGCTGGGCCGCTCACTGCTGGCCTTTCAGGTGTATATGCAATGGTACCCGTTGTACGAAGAGGTCAAGAAAATTGTGGGAAACCGGCAGGCGTATCTATTTGCGCACGCTATTTCGGAAGGGTCGAACTGCCCGTTGTGCACGACCTTTTTCCGGCGAATCATCATCGACAATGGCGAACGTCCCGAAGATCTTCACCTAACGGATTCCGAACAGGCACTTATTGATTTCGGCAGTGCCATTGCGCAGCATAAAGGTGAGGTTTCGGATGAACTGTATGCCCCCATTGCGGAGCGTTACACGGATCAGCAGATTGTGGTGCTGGTGGCATTTGCGGGCCAGATGATTGCGACCAATGTGTTCAACAACGTGCTCGACGTCAACATTGATGAGTATCTGTACCCGTATCTGCCTTTAACCAACAAAACTCAACCCTAG
- a CDS encoding methionine aminotransferase has protein sequence MSKLATETGAINLSQGFPGFDCAPELVSLVEHYMRKGFNQYAPMTGVPVLREALAQKTFEQYGVAYDPDTEVTVTSGATEAIFAAVTAVVRPGDEVLVIEPAYDSYVPAIELNGGIPVYVTLTPPDYSIDWQAVREKITDKTRLILVNTPHNPTGHVWTTDDLNKLAELIYDRNIWIVSDEVYEHILFDGRTHHSLMTHPVLQERTFVVGSFGKTYHITGWKIGYCLAPKSLSVEFRKIHQYLTFSTVTPIQYALADYLKQPEPYQQLSAFYQRKRDLFLDGLRSSRFTIKPAEGSFFQTVSYAAITNEPDYDLAIRLTNEIGVAAIPVSVFYHQKNDYKILRFCFAKEDAVLQEAADRLSKL, from the coding sequence ATGTCTAAACTGGCAACCGAAACGGGCGCTATCAATTTATCGCAGGGATTTCCTGGCTTCGACTGCGCGCCCGAACTGGTGTCGCTGGTTGAGCACTACATGCGGAAAGGCTTTAACCAGTATGCGCCGATGACTGGCGTGCCAGTCCTGCGCGAAGCCCTGGCTCAGAAAACGTTTGAGCAGTATGGCGTAGCCTACGACCCGGATACGGAAGTGACGGTTACGTCGGGCGCAACGGAAGCAATTTTTGCCGCTGTTACGGCAGTCGTGCGGCCCGGCGACGAAGTGCTGGTCATTGAACCCGCTTATGACAGTTATGTGCCCGCCATCGAACTCAATGGCGGCATTCCTGTTTATGTGACGCTAACCCCACCGGACTACAGCATTGACTGGCAGGCCGTTCGTGAGAAAATTACGGACAAGACAAGGCTGATTTTAGTCAATACACCCCACAATCCAACGGGCCACGTCTGGACCACCGATGACCTGAATAAACTGGCAGAGTTGATCTACGACCGCAACATCTGGATTGTGAGCGATGAAGTATACGAACACATCCTGTTCGATGGCCGGACCCACCACTCCCTTATGACGCATCCGGTGTTGCAGGAGCGCACGTTTGTGGTGGGATCATTTGGAAAAACGTATCACATTACCGGCTGGAAAATCGGGTATTGTCTGGCCCCGAAAAGTCTCAGCGTTGAGTTTCGTAAAATTCACCAGTACCTGACCTTTAGTACCGTTACCCCAATTCAGTACGCGCTGGCCGATTACCTGAAACAACCGGAGCCTTACCAGCAACTGTCTGCTTTTTACCAGCGTAAGCGCGATTTGTTTCTGGATGGGTTGCGGAGTTCACGATTTACGATCAAACCAGCGGAAGGAAGTTTTTTTCAGACCGTTTCGTATGCAGCTATCACCAACGAACCCGATTACGACCTGGCCATACGGCTTACCAATGAGATCGGGGTTGCGGCCATTCCTGTTTCTGTGTTTTATCACCAGAAAAACGACTACAAAATCCTGCGTTTCTGTTTTGCCAAAGAGGACGCCGTCTTGCAGGAAGCTGCCGATCGGTTAAGTAAGTTGTAA
- a CDS encoding DUF1684 domain-containing protein — protein MQRIKQVSRPLNGYSRCFFGVWFLAMAASVGWKHADEPSYKAQIDEWHQHRVSSLKSETGWLNLAGLFWLTEGKNSLGRGSDFDLAFPAANASVDLGTLYLEKGEVRFAPNADKTVLVDGKAVTEPLVIFASNTKPTVLANGSLRWFIIKRGDKYGVRLRDLESPYLKEFQSIDRYPVDESWRVKARFEAPASPKTIPIIDVLGIVSQQPLAGTLVFERAGKTYRLDAVGEGEKLFILFGDNTNAHETYGSGRFLYADKPIAAGNGNSPSEKEWVTLDFNQAINPPCAFTPYATCPIPPKQNKLALAVTAGEKRYGDH, from the coding sequence ATGCAACGTATTAAGCAGGTATCGAGACCGCTGAATGGCTACTCACGCTGTTTTTTCGGCGTATGGTTTCTGGCAATGGCCGCGTCTGTGGGGTGGAAACACGCCGACGAACCATCGTATAAGGCACAAATTGATGAGTGGCATCAGCATCGGGTGAGTTCCCTCAAAAGCGAAACGGGCTGGCTGAACCTTGCCGGATTGTTCTGGCTGACCGAGGGTAAGAACTCACTCGGCCGTGGATCTGACTTCGATTTGGCTTTTCCGGCTGCCAATGCTTCCGTCGATTTAGGTACACTTTACCTCGAAAAAGGCGAGGTACGCTTTGCCCCGAATGCAGACAAAACCGTGCTGGTCGATGGGAAGGCGGTCACCGAACCACTCGTCATTTTTGCATCCAATACGAAACCAACGGTATTGGCTAATGGCTCGCTGCGGTGGTTCATTATTAAGCGGGGCGATAAATATGGCGTTCGATTACGCGACCTGGAAAGCCCTTATCTGAAAGAATTTCAGTCTATTGACCGCTACCCCGTTGATGAAAGCTGGCGGGTGAAGGCGCGTTTCGAAGCACCCGCTTCACCAAAAACCATTCCGATCATCGACGTATTAGGCATCGTATCGCAACAGCCACTGGCAGGTACGCTGGTGTTTGAGCGGGCGGGCAAAACCTACCGGCTGGATGCCGTTGGCGAAGGAGAAAAATTGTTTATTCTGTTCGGAGATAACACAAATGCGCACGAAACCTACGGTTCAGGCCGGTTTCTGTATGCCGATAAACCAATTGCTGCCGGAAACGGGAATTCACCATCGGAGAAAGAATGGGTAACGCTTGATTTTAACCAGGCCATTAACCCGCCCTGCGCGTTTACACCCTACGCTACCTGCCCCATACCGCCTAAACAAAACAAGCTGGCGCTGGCTGTAACCGCTGGCGAAAAGCGTTATGGGGATCATTGA
- a CDS encoding redoxin domain-containing protein, with protein MTLEFQNELGDIRTVNAQQRSKTVPTNPLKTGDLAPFFSLSGAPNDWRASVFGQKLSGGETSLLDLVNERPLVVSFYCPCWGRYARPYLESLIRLNQSLLAVDAELVVFSNESPSILARQVGSLDFRVAYDAESSVAQRFGVYSEDYPVWERVSGISEEAFTPALYVIGQDRRIAYHFLDENFDRTLDSEAISSVIDNLNPVHHATY; from the coding sequence ATGACGCTCGAATTTCAAAATGAACTGGGTGATATTCGTACAGTGAACGCACAGCAGCGCTCGAAAACGGTTCCGACCAATCCATTAAAAACGGGCGATCTGGCTCCGTTTTTTAGTCTGTCTGGCGCGCCGAACGATTGGCGGGCATCGGTTTTTGGTCAGAAACTATCGGGTGGCGAAACGTCGCTGCTCGATCTGGTCAATGAACGGCCGTTGGTGGTCAGTTTCTACTGCCCTTGTTGGGGACGCTACGCGCGGCCTTATCTGGAATCGCTCATCCGGCTCAACCAGTCATTACTGGCGGTCGATGCGGAGTTAGTTGTGTTTTCCAATGAATCGCCCAGCATTCTGGCGCGGCAGGTGGGTAGCCTGGACTTTCGGGTAGCCTACGATGCCGAATCGAGCGTGGCGCAGCGGTTTGGGGTTTATAGTGAAGATTATCCGGTTTGGGAGCGCGTGTCGGGTATTTCGGAAGAAGCCTTCACACCTGCTTTATATGTCATTGGCCAGGATCGGCGGATTGCTTACCATTTTCTGGACGAAAACTTTGACCGTACCCTCGACTCGGAAGCGATTTCTTCCGTTATTGACAACCTTAATCCTGTTCATCATGCAACGTATTAA
- a CDS encoding sterol desaturase family protein: MHYNWLALAVPLFLFFMGLEYLVAKRQNRSYFRFNNSVANLNVGIAERLLDTFTTGAFFFFYEYLHRHYALLDIKATVWGWLALLIATDFVWYWYHRLAHEINVFWAVHVVHHQSDDFNYTVSARITVFQAVVRTGFWAILPIVGFPAEMITGVLLIHGLYPFFIHTRTIGKLGWLEYILVTPSHHRVHHASNPQYLDKNYGDMFIIWDKLFGTFAEEQEEPVYGLTKPLDSHSFLWQHFHGLLEVFVAVRRAPSRRAKLAVLINRPDSIDSAIRDRLECQFLSADAAGRSTVHNSNWRFRGYVGGQLAGTLAILFVFLLIERSVPASLQLLTSLFILLTVINCGALLEQRRWVLYLEIGRLAVLWIALYVTLGNPMLIVLAYIGSLSIWAYFSLVQKRYFQLVYGVH, encoded by the coding sequence ATGCACTATAACTGGCTGGCTCTCGCGGTTCCGCTGTTTCTCTTCTTTATGGGACTGGAATACCTGGTGGCGAAACGGCAGAATAGATCCTACTTTCGGTTCAACAACTCGGTGGCTAATCTTAACGTCGGCATTGCCGAGCGGTTGCTGGATACGTTTACCACCGGTGCGTTCTTCTTTTTTTACGAGTACCTGCATCGCCATTATGCCCTGCTCGATATTAAGGCTACAGTTTGGGGCTGGCTGGCGTTGCTGATCGCTACGGACTTTGTCTGGTACTGGTATCATCGGCTGGCTCACGAAATCAATGTATTCTGGGCCGTGCATGTGGTGCATCACCAAAGCGACGATTTCAACTATACCGTTTCGGCTCGTATTACGGTATTCCAGGCGGTTGTGCGCACGGGCTTCTGGGCTATCCTGCCCATTGTGGGATTTCCGGCCGAAATGATCACGGGTGTCTTGCTGATTCACGGACTGTATCCATTTTTTATTCATACCCGCACCATTGGCAAGTTAGGGTGGCTCGAATATATTCTTGTAACACCGTCTCACCACCGAGTACACCACGCCAGCAACCCACAATACCTCGACAAGAACTACGGCGACATGTTCATTATCTGGGACAAACTGTTCGGTACGTTTGCCGAAGAACAGGAGGAGCCTGTCTACGGGCTGACCAAACCACTGGACAGTCACAGTTTTCTGTGGCAGCATTTTCATGGCTTGCTCGAAGTGTTCGTTGCCGTTCGACGGGCACCCAGCCGGCGGGCAAAACTGGCGGTGTTAATTAATCGCCCCGACTCTATTGATTCAGCTATTCGGGACCGACTGGAATGCCAGTTCCTGTCGGCCGACGCTGCGGGCCGCTCGACGGTTCATAACAGCAACTGGCGGTTTCGAGGCTATGTGGGTGGGCAGTTGGCCGGTACGCTGGCCATTTTATTTGTCTTTCTGCTGATTGAACGTTCCGTACCGGCTTCGCTTCAACTACTGACCAGCTTATTTATACTGCTGACGGTGATCAACTGCGGTGCGTTGCTTGAGCAACGTCGCTGGGTGCTGTACCTGGAAATTGGCCGGCTGGCGGTGCTGTGGATAGCGCTGTATGTGACCTTGGGAAATCCCATGCTGATTGTCCTGGCCTACATCGGCAGCTTGTCGATCTGGGCGTACTTTTCCCTCGTTCAAAAGCGCTATTTCCAGTTGGTGTATGGCGTACACTAA
- a CDS encoding phytanoyl-CoA dioxygenase family protein, producing the protein MVALSGNLASVLPAQILSAEEIAFFEKNGFLHIRNFVSRDTVQVFLHELQRVEADWIAEDVDKINGIPIKYGRDENGQRIVQRFAFTSLFSPVLHEFLQDERLKGLTSLLQPYSGRIGEEEKDGLVVNHYVRTPESNFSRMGWHTDSPRDLFLGQRIRPMLNVGLHLDDCPMSNGGLRVLPGTHKQNTLLTLFRKRQFIDHRPDPREVGFDIEAGDLTIHNGSLWHRVEQSPNIGAESRRRVMYIPLVTGDYQPKNAASKTPFYHRLGAKILR; encoded by the coding sequence ATGGTAGCATTATCTGGTAATTTGGCTTCTGTTCTTCCTGCACAAATACTAAGCGCAGAGGAAATCGCTTTCTTTGAAAAAAATGGGTTTCTACACATTAGAAACTTCGTCAGCCGTGATACCGTGCAGGTTTTTCTCCATGAATTACAGCGCGTTGAAGCGGACTGGATTGCCGAAGACGTTGACAAAATCAATGGTATTCCCATTAAGTACGGTCGTGATGAAAACGGGCAGCGTATTGTTCAGCGATTTGCGTTTACATCTCTCTTTAGTCCTGTACTACACGAGTTTTTACAGGATGAGCGTCTGAAAGGCCTTACCAGTCTTCTGCAGCCCTATAGTGGCCGTATTGGCGAAGAAGAAAAGGATGGCCTGGTGGTAAACCATTATGTTCGCACGCCTGAGAGCAACTTCTCGCGTATGGGCTGGCATACAGATAGCCCGCGCGATTTGTTTCTTGGACAGCGAATCCGGCCTATGCTGAACGTGGGACTTCACCTCGACGACTGCCCGATGAGCAATGGAGGATTGCGCGTCTTGCCGGGTACCCACAAACAAAACACGTTGCTAACGCTGTTCCGTAAACGTCAGTTTATAGATCACCGCCCCGATCCCCGCGAAGTAGGGTTCGATATCGAAGCTGGCGACCTGACCATTCACAACGGCAGCTTGTGGCATCGGGTAGAGCAGTCGCCTAATATTGGGGCCGAGAGCCGCCGTCGGGTCATGTACATTCCGCTAGTTACGGGTGACTATCAGCCCAAAAATGCGGCCAGCAAAACGCCATTTTATCATCGGTTAGGGGCTAAGATTCTTCGGTAA